In Vigna unguiculata cultivar IT97K-499-35 chromosome 3, ASM411807v1, whole genome shotgun sequence, a single genomic region encodes these proteins:
- the LOC114175437 gene encoding uncharacterized protein LOC114175437 yields the protein MANILPTFSERASINRQPLFSGDNYPFWKTRMKIFLESVDKGVWDAIVNGPFIPTKIEEGKTIPKDFLSWTPDENKRAHYDVRAKNIISSALTLDEFYRVSICQSAKEMWDVLEVTHEGTDEVKRTRKNTLIQKYEMFRMKTKETIYDVQKRFTHIVNHLIALGKVFEKEELNIKILKSLNRAWQPKVTAISESRDLTTMSMATLFGKLREHELELGRLKEEEEGEKRQSIALKAAAKTESRSKASKDKQTADQEDENSNSETLKLIVKRFSRFLKYKNKSNAKFATAGNRRFPSKRQESSPSTPTCYECGKSCHIKPDCPILKIKKKLEEKSEATSKSKRVKKAYIAWEDNDSSTSSDLSESHEEETNLCLMADTKSFASSVSNLESTDKSYENRFYQLLDVYNELHEEARKLQYSNNKHKGENRWLENRLKQLETKNEELKTELENIKKHKSDNCKKSVLNCENCSKQLERIKYLMSTLTRFTLGRNYLDAMLGSQRSVLNREGIGYAEHENQLNSRLQSRKFINMSKPSSIVCFYCCKPGHTSSKCYFKNHGVPEGKYKWIAKSSNVLSNMKGPQFNWVPTSSL from the coding sequence ATGGCGAATATTTTACCGACTTTTTCTGAAAGGGCTTCAATAAATAGACAACCCTTATTTTCTGGAGATAACTATCCCTTCTGGAAAACCAGAATGAAGATCTTTTTAGAATCAGTTGATAAAGGTGTGTGGGATGCTATTGTTAATGGTCCATTTATACCTACAAAAATTGAGGAAGGAAAAACTATACCTAAAGATTTCTTATCTTGGACTCCTGATGAAAATAAACGTGCTCATTATGATGTGAGAGCCAAGAATATAATCTCATCTGCACTAACATTGGATGAATTCTACAGGGTATCAATTTGTCAATCcgccaaagaaatgtgggatgtgtTAGAGGTAACTCATGAAGGCACGGATGAAGTCAAGAGAACTAGAAAGAACACATTAATCCAGAAGTATGAAATGTTTAGGATGAAGACTAAAGAGACAATCTATGATGTGCAAAAAAGGTTCACTCATATTGTGAATCATCTCATAGCCTTAGGAAAGGTCTTTGAAAAGGAAGAACTGAATATCAAAATACTGAAAAGTCTGAATAGAGCATGGCAGCCTAAGGTCACTGCAATTTCTGAATCAAGAGATCTCACCACAATGAGTATGGCAACCCTCTTTGGAAAACTAAGAGAACATGAATTGGAACTTGGACGTCtaaaagaggaagaggaaggagAGAAAAGGCAAAGCATTGCATTAAAAGCTGCTGCAAAAACTGAAAGCAGAAGCAAAGCCAGCAAAGATAAACAAACAGCAGATCAGGAGGATGAAAATTCTAATTCTGAGACACTAAAACTGATTGTAAAACGTTTCTCAAGATTTTTgaagtacaaaaataaatctaatgcAAAATTTGCAACTGCAGGAAATAGAAGATTCCCTTCCAAGAGGCAAGAGTCATCACCTAGCACTCCAACATGTTATGAGTGTGGCAAATCTTGTCATATCAAACCTGATTGTCCAATTCTAAAGATCAAAAAGAAATTGGAGGAAAAGAGTGAGGCCACAAGCAAGTCCAAGAGAGTGAAGAAAGCATATATtgcttgggaggacaatgacTCCAGCACCTCTAGTGATTTAAGTGAAAGCcatgaagaagaaacaaatttgTGTTTGATGGCTGATACAAAATCCTTTGCCAGCAGTGTAAGTAATCTTGAATCTACTGATAAAAGCTATGAAAATAGGTTCTATCAACTTCTTGATGTATATAATGAGTTGCATGAAGAGGCTAGAAAGTTGCAATACtctaataacaaacataaaggTGAAAATAGGTGGCTTGAAAATAGATTAAAACAGcttgaaacaaaaaatgaagAGTTGAAAACTGAgcttgaaaatattaaaaagcaTAAAAGTGATAATTGCAAAAAGAGTGTGCTTAATTGTGAAAATTGTTCCAAACAATTAGAGAGAATCAAATATCTAATGAGTACATTAACTAGATTCACTCTAGGAAGAAATTATCTAGATGCTATGCTAGGTTCCCAAAGAAGTGTACTGAACAGAGAAGGCATAGGATATGCAGAACACGAAAATCAACTTAATAGTCGACTACAGTCAAGGAAATTCATTAACATGAGTAAACCATCTTCTATTGTATGCTTTTACTGTTGCAAACCTGGTCATACATCAAGTAAATGCTACTTTAAGAATCATGGTGTTCCTGAAGGTAAATATAAATGGATAGCCAAGAGTTCAAATGTTTTGTCTAACATGAAAGGGCCCCAATTCAATTGGGTACCTACATCATCTCTTTAA